AGCTCGAGGCTCCTAAGTGCATCATCACGACTGCCTCTAGCAGCTGAAGTGCGAGTATAAGACATTTTTGATTCATACCCAGGTGTTCTTTGAATGGTCGACAGGCGACCACTGCTTGAGACCAGCCGACTTGACCGGCCCTCGCTGGGCTCACCAGAGGAACTTGGCCTACTGCTGGATACGACAGGCCTCTTTGAGGTGCTGCCATTTCTAGATGAACTGCGGATTCTTTCTGAATCATGTTGCTGCAAGAACCAGGCAGCAGAATTGTACAACTGTGTTAGCCTAGCCTCATATAGAATATACTTGGCACTTGATTAATATAAAGGAATCcttaaacaaaatttaaatcaaataaaaaacatCCTTAGGCTTCTAAAGGAATTATGAATAATATCTCTTGAAACCAGACCCAATACATAAATCATTTGTATGACATGTTGGCACCACTCACCACATCTTTGGATGATGGCACATCATCAGTTGATCTATGTCTGGAGTTATCACCAGGTAAACCATGCCCAGAACCATTCCTTCTAGAAAAAGCTTCAACCACACCAGAGAATCTATCTCGAAAATCTTGTCCCACTAACATGTTCATATCAATAGAAGTTCAATTCAATCAAAGACTACCACCATTAAAGTAATTGTAAGCACCTAAAGGCCTTGGTTGAAAACATTAATTTACAAACCTGAAGGCCTTTCTGTTCTTTCTGCAGATGGTCCAGGACTCAAAGCTGGTTTCGCACTTGCTTGCTAGAATGTCATTCAAATGAAATAACAATCATTACCGATGCAGATATACACacaaacatataataattgtCTTCATAGAAAAGCCCCATGAATTAAGTACTCACTCGTGACCTAGAACTGGAGCCAATTTGTGGATACTTCAGTATTGTCCAATCAAATACATAGTCAAATTGATAACCTGCAGTAAATTACAAATTAGTAACCAATCATGATTGttcatctttttttattaaattcaCCACTACAAATAATGTATCTAATGCTTATAAGCAGCTAACCTTCTCGGATAAAAAGGTCTCGGAATAGTCTCTTCAGATATGAATAGTCTGGTTTATCTTCAAAGCGTAATGAGCGACAATAATGGAAATAAGATGTAAATTCTGATGGATATGATTTACATAGACCCTGCAGAGTTAAACATATTCACTATTTAGTAAGCATAAAATACAGCAGTAGGGGGCATTTAAAATATCAATTGCAAGTATACAGCATGCAACTGTGAAACCATGATTTCAAGTGGTCTCTTTTCTGCTAGAGAAAAAATGGACTACCAGGTCCAACATTTTATCTCTTCCTAAGTTAAAGATAAGGATAGAAATGATTGCTTTAGGCAGCAGATTTGTAGTAACACAGAAATGCCATCCTTCCTAACCAATCTGTTTCCCTAGTTTCATTTATACACACCAGCCATGGTACGGAAGGTCGTTAGAGAAAATTGTACAATACCTCAATAGGAGTAACCATCTTCTTTTCACTGATCTTGTCATATTTCTGCTTCTTGGTACCAGCCTTCAAGCCCTGCCAGGGAAGGCTGAAACAGAAAGTATACAACAAAGTCAAAATATGAACTCAGAATAAAGATACTGGtagtttaattattttcagACAAGAATGCAACCTTCCCCGCAAAAAATACATAAGCACATAACCAAGAGATTCCAGATCATCTCTCCTGCTTTGCTCTGCAAAAAGAATTATTACTATTACAACTTTATGTATTGAAAATCATCTAGAAACACCAACTCCAATAAGTTTAGATACTAACCAACACCAAGGTGAGTGCTAACACTTGCATAGCGAGCTGTTCCTGTCAGATTCTTATTTTCCCTGTCAAAAAGGACACTgagattcaaaaaaaaaaaaaaggaaacatGAAAAAGCAAAACCAATGCCACACCGGGATACTTATATTTTTGAACTGAGATGAACTAAAATGCTGACCACAATAATTTGATCAAAAGGAATGATaattcagaagaaaaaaatgccCACTGTGAAAAATGTGTAAGAATTTCAAATTGTTAGGGAATAATAACACCATATTTGTGGTCAGTAAAGCTGGTATACTAATCAGAAgttcatatacatatatgacaGAGTACATGAGTCCCTGAAATAAGGACATCTCACATTTTGGAAGACTTGTCTACTTTAATTGTTTTCTAGTTTCCAAACAAAAATCATGTTCAGCAGATAGCACAGTTTGGACCAAGTGAACCAAACTTTTTTATCCAAACGAAAAGACATACACCAAGCTTATAAGTCTCCCATATAAACATATGACCAGAACCAAACTGACAATGCCCATCCCATGTAATATACATAATTGCAAATGAACTGtttaaaaggagaaaaaaatgtataaaTGATTACGCGCAAAAATCAGCCAAGTATTGTAACACAATAAGAGATTATTAAAGTTCTGAACTTGCTGTCATGTAACACAATTTATCCTCGTTTTCACTTCTGATAGATAAAAGATTAAATTAAAGTATCTTGCTATATCTCGTAGCATGATTATGCTCCATTAATTTCTTGAATAAGTACtaataaaaacaataataagATATAAAAgctaataataatataaagaaaaattacaacttGTTCTATCAAGTCATTATAATCAGCAACATTTCTGAGATATACCAACATCTCATCTGAGATGTCAGCAACACAGTATGTTGGGATATTAGCTCAAAATTATAAACCATATGCAATCAGCTCTTTACCAGCCACCAAACAACAAGACAGTTCAACATAAATGTAATAAATCAAAGCATACAAGGAACATCGCGAGAAATCACTATTTTATAGATAACATAATAATAGATACCTGTATGGTATGTGCTTATGCGTTTGAAGATCTCTATACTTTTTTGCAAGGCCATAATCAATGATGTATACCTAaggagaaaaacaaaacacagaAAAGAAACATAAGGAATTGCATGGTTCAAGGATATAGACATGCTGCGGCCAATTTCATATGATAGTGTAATAGACAAGATAATTAAGGTCTTCATAGTGTGATACACGAGATGATTAAAGTAATATGAAACTAATACTAAAATACAGCTAGTTCAGTAACAAAGTTTGAGCCATAGTTCCCTCAAATGATATCCTCAATCAATTACTACCTTGCTCTTGAGTAATACTAAGAAAGACAAGTCTGGGGCTAGATTTTTTCAATATCCTGGAAGCCTATAAAAGAAACTGCTTTCATGTAATTAACCAAACATGTGATTGAACTCCATTTTTCACCTACGCAATTCAGACCCATAGTGATCAAACCTCTTAAAAtctaaattttatattatctAGTTTATAAAAGAGCTAGAGCACGTGAGtaataaaaacataaaatacTAGACCTATACAAATGGTgatcaacaaaagaaaagtaTACATAACGCGTTATTTGTAAATAACAAAAATCGAATGACATATCAGACGTACATAGGCTTTCTCAGAGCATGGTAACGAAGTTCCGGTTCTTCATTAAAGGAcagttgtgacttgtgaggtGGTTTAATCATGTTGATtgtaaatataataaattgaTTAAGCTATATATACAATATGTATCCAGTAAATATATGTTCATTTGAAAAGATTTCAAACAAGCATGAAAACACAAATTTGTGACCGCTTGAGACAAGCACCTTAAAGGCTCAAGTACCTGATTGGCTTTACGCCCAAGACCCATTAAGAAGTTGTCAGGCTTTATGTCACGATGAAGAAATCCCCGCGAGTGCATGTACTCCACTCGATTTATCTACAAAAATAAAGGGGAAGCATAAGCACGGGAGCCATGTCAACAAGCTTCTGTTTTACTTAAAAGAAAACATCAACATCATTTGACATAATAACTTACCAATTGATCCGCAAGCATTAAAACAGTCTTCAAAGAGAACTTCCGTGTACAATAGTTGAACAAGTCTTCTAGGCTTGGGCCAAGAAGGTCAATAACCATGACATTATATTCACCTTCGACTCCGAACCATTTAAGATGGGGTACACCCGCTAAATGCATAATCAAATACATAAGTCTATGCCAAATACATAGGCAAATACATAAGTCTATTTGGCTTTTAGCAGTGCAAAATTCAGgaaaaataagagaaaataaGCTACAGGAGTAAACTTACTTCCTCCTTGAAGAAGCATGTACAACTTTGATTCATAGTGAAGCTGAGGGTGTTTTGTCTTCACCGATTcctgaaaaaataaaagttcaTATAATGGCTCAGGCTTGCCAGGCAAATGTTAACTACTAAGATATCCACAGATTTCGATCACAAGAAAGCCTACAAGATAAACATAGAGCACCTAACTGATGAATTCACGTTTTTCCTTTAGAATCAAACAAATAGTCTGTATTAATGCACCACGAATACTCAGCCACAAGGACCCAGTTTGTTTCTAAACCTGAATAACTAATACCCCATGTCTTTGTAACCTAGACACACACATACCAGTAAATTAAAagtataaaaaaattcaaccaCACATCATATCACCATCATCAACATCTGTTAACTACTTCTACCAGAAGAACCAACTTATGGTGTTGTAGTACACACACATATGCTGCATAACAAACCAAGCTTTGTCCCTGTGCTTCACTTATACATGCTATCAGAAACAACTCCCAACCCTAATGCTTAGATTATTATATACTGCATTGCCTAAAAGACTACAGCAGAAATTAGTACAGCAAACCACTTTTCCTTCTACAAACAACAGTCAAAATCAACCTACTAAATTAACGTAACCAGATTCAAGTAAGCTAAGTAACAAAGTTACGAATCATGCATTACACAATAACCCCAATCCCATCATAAAAAAGTAATCAAACACTCCCCAAAACTTGTCAAGTAAAACAAGAAGCAATGGCATACCAGCTTCACAGCCACCTCCTCTCCAGTTTGTACATTAATCCctgaaacaaaatcaaatgcaACATTACTCTCCAGTTTGATTCTTCATCCAAAAACTGAACTAATCAAAGCAATGCAACTACAATCAATCAAACTCTGCATACCCAAATACAGCTCCCCAAACGATCCACTGCCGATCTTCCTCCCCAGCTTAAACTTGCCTCCAATAACATGCTCCATGATCTAAATCCCCCAATCAAAACCCGAAACCCACTTCACTCCTTCAAACTATGATCCAAATTCCTCTTCTGGGAAACTCAATTACCTCATCCCCGATTCAACCCAAGCTCCCTATTCCCCTAATGAGCCCACTTCTCCACCATGCAATCCTTGGATCCACCAAATCCCATTAATAAAAACCCCAAATTCCTAATTGAAACCCAACAACAATGCTTAAACGAAAACCCACAAAGACCCAAAATTGATGTCACAACCCACAAAGACCCAAAATTGATATCAAAATCTGAGATGAGAGATGCCCACTAATCAGTGGAGCCCAAATAACAAAAATTTGGGGGTGAAATCAAGAATGTGAGGAAGGgaaagtttcaatttttattgagaaaaacaaaattgggGGAGATTTCTGGTGGGACAAGAATGAATGGCAACATTTAAAGTGGGATAACAAACCAAAGATGGGATTTTTAAGATCTTGGTATGACGATTGTGAAGGGTTTGGGTTGGTTTTCCGTGAAAAATTTGATCTTTGATCTTTTCTCGTCGGCAAAATTGGGAGGAATATTGAGAGAAacagaaagagaaagaaagagagagagaaagagagaagggaagaagaagaagaagaagaagaaaaagaagtggATATGATGTAAAGGAAAAAGGGCGTTGGATATTTTATTGgggttattattatttatttttttggtttaattttcaattttggagGTTTTTTGTATTTATTAGGGGTTGATTAATCAGTGAGAGAGtccaaaagagagaaagaggtcAAGGATGATGATGGATGAGGAGGTTGTGAGTCCATTTGTCCAAAACTAGaatctcctctcctctttGAGCTCTCCGAAACAAGTAGTTTAGTTGAGGAAGAAGACACAAACGCCACTGTATGTGACCCTTTAAATCTTCTTGGATGAGAAAACCGGCATTTCActgattaaaaataaaatttcacaaaaGATTTTTATACCGTGTGACGTGACTCGAAAACAAACTGAGATTACATAAATtaagaattatatataattaatatttaaaaaaataaactcGGAGGTCATCCTCGATCAAACAATAAGGTGTGCATTCTCTTCTGtgttttagttttagtttgtggattttcattttaataGAGAAATCTTGTATGGACATAAATAATAATGTGAGAAACTAAAATTATACAGACAATGCTCAAACTAGCTACGCGAGAGAATAAATCATAACGCCAAGGCGATTAATCGAAGTTGTAGAACCTTGAAATTGAGATCTCAACGCAAGGAGAGTAAGGCACTGTAACGactctaaaatttcaagcataaaaactcaaaatttcaaagtcgtgaaacactaaaacaatctcaatgaatcgaaatcattttaaatgccacagcggatcattactgagttctcaatacaactcaaacaaaccaattattacaaactcaatttataattcaatattacataaaaatggaaatgtaataatcctcacaatctctcacaaaacccacaaataaatcctcacaagtcctcacacaaatccacaatagaaacctcaccacaagcaggataatgaacgacttcgagtcccCAGAGTTGTCAttcgattcccactaatcgacacctgcagtagtatcccctacaccatcgaattggtgcaccgggattataaacacaaactcagtaagctttacagctcgtatgagtaaaataaaataaatataattcgcatatcaatatatacgacaatccacaaatcaacaaatataaatgcactcatgagtcaatggacggcccatctggttgtcccaaaaatatgaaaatgaaagtactcatgagaaattgggcaacccctctgtttacccaaatgcatttataatacgggtactaatgagcgTTGGTACACctttgttacccctcaagtAGTACacgccgacattgggcaacctcctcgctacccaacgtccaaaaatatgagtactcatgagccgataacccatctgttacctcacatgaaatACTCCGGCacacagactagagctctaactgcatcgtaactttcgtccggccaaaggctaggttccgacatgccaaacacgtccgaagacataaacacgtacaataatctactcattatttttacaaatcgcatcaacatgctcaatatataattctcatcaccattgtgatcatattcacaaacgaaaatcctaacagtatataatatggcaaactatatatatatgtacctatttaccatttatacaatatatatatataatccactttattatatacatgcatatttcataaacacgtctgaagacaaaacgttttaacaatttttaaggttaaaaccacgtacaataatctactcattatttgtataaatcgcatcacatgctcaatatataattctcatcaccactgtgatcatattcacaatgaattcataacagtatataatatagcaaactatatatatatatgtacttatttaccatttatacaaatatatatatatatatatatatatattccactatatcatatacatgtcgtatttcaatatttaaaactcttgcaaaatcttgaatctccgcaagggtagattcgtaaatatgtgagattttactcaccttatcaactcgagcgtaattccacaatttccgaagataattcatttccttgatttattgatcaccttgaaaagataagaaaagaatttagaaacgttttgtaaacctttaaatgccgaaacagtaataatctgttactgttcagtaatttctggttttacgaatttactgttcaatgagtattattcatgtattactgtacaaatatacatctattacgtattcatgtacgagtacatattgtttacgtatttttgtacgtacgaatactattcaaatgtaaatattgtctcagtaaatattaattactgatttacccttctgaaattactttttacatttactgaaagtaatttatatttatatttaccgtatgtaaaataaatttacatttaccgtacgtaaatcaattttacatttaccgcacgtaaaaataaattacaaaattaccattcggaaacactgttcacgcaccGCCGCACGTAGCGGCGtatggggtacacgcgccacctccggcaggccgcgcgtggcgctcacgcgccattcactgtggcagcgcgtggggcacacgcgccgagcctaaggccggTGCGTAGCACGCCATCGCCACCCCCAACACCCCTCCTTTCTTCCCCTCTACCTCTCCACGACCTCATGCCGCTTCTTACCCCTCCCACGCTCCCCCACGTGCCacctaaggcggcggcatctcCCCCAAATCCCTCTTCCTCTGATCTCCTCCAATTCAAcaccaaacaaccacaaatcaacaaccaagcatcacaacaacatAACTAAGCTTACACTCACCTCAATCGAGCTTGGAAACCACCGGAGATAGGCCTTGACACGGCGGAGGAAAACGCAGCAACTTGGAGAtgttggtggagctccggcgcgACGCGAGAGGGTGCGTCCTCCTCGGGGTCGCCTGCGGGGGGTGGTGCGATGCCTCCTAGcccggcggtgagggccacgtctCCCTGAGATGGGAGATCGGTGGTGAAGccgagagggagagaaggaaaatcgggtgagagggagagggaggcggagagaggagagagagggagaaaaAAAGGGGTTTCCAGAAacggaaaccctaatcacaaatatatcttttttatactcgtttccaaaatcggaaactaacttccgacgttaataactttcacgtccgaggtccgattcgaacgcgtgatgcgtccacgaactcgtatcgacgagctctacaacttccgcgaagtaagttttcgcaaccgagcgacgaaatataagtcgatatattcgttcggaaacgtaatgtttttccAATTAAACGTTttgagaacgtttccgttcccgtttcgtaaAGTCGTAAACAATccaattcattttaattgaatttcataactttatagaattcaatcaAACCAagtattgttttgaaaaaaatagggttattacaatatgCACAGTCCCTCGTATACAACATGCGTGCCTTCATTACACAATTTGAGAAGGACGAATTCCCAACCGCCATAAGAAACTGGAGGTTTCCCCAAACCAGGTTGCTATGCAAATTGCATGCAAAGATTCTTCATCTCACGGAGCTCCAATTTTCACCACATTCTTTTTGTCATGATTTATCAttgaaatacgtatatatatatatacatatagttcctatccagagtgaagcttcactctgaaattacatagtgaagttc
This is a stretch of genomic DNA from Argentina anserina chromosome 4, drPotAnse1.1, whole genome shotgun sequence. It encodes these proteins:
- the LOC126789913 gene encoding casein kinase 1-like protein 11 isoform X2, translating into MLLQGGTGVPHLKWFGVEGEYNVMVIDLLGPSLEDLFNYCTRKFSLKTVLMLADQLINRVEYMHSRGFLHRDIKPDNFLMGLGRKANQVYIIDYGLAKKYRDLQTHKHIPYRENKNLTGTARYASVSTHLGVEQSRRDDLESLGYVLMYFLRGSLPWQGLKAGTKKQKYDKISEKKMVTPIEGLCKSYPSEFTSYFHYCRSLRFEDKPDYSYLKRLFRDLFIREGYQFDYVFDWTILKYPQIGSSSRSRQASAKPALSPGPSAERTERPSVGQDFRDRFSGVVEAFSRRNGSGHGLPGDNSRHRSTDDVPSSKDVQHDSERIRSSSRNGSTSKRPVVSSSRPSSSGEPSEGRSSRLVSSSGRLSTIQRTPGYESKMSYTRTSAARGSRDDALRSLELLSIGTGKRK
- the LOC126789913 gene encoding casein kinase 1-like protein 10 isoform X1 translates to MEHVIGGKFKLGRKIGSGSFGELYLGINVQTGEEVAVKLESVKTKHPQLHYESKLYMLLQGGTGVPHLKWFGVEGEYNVMVIDLLGPSLEDLFNYCTRKFSLKTVLMLADQLINRVEYMHSRGFLHRDIKPDNFLMGLGRKANQVYIIDYGLAKKYRDLQTHKHIPYRENKNLTGTARYASVSTHLGVEQSRRDDLESLGYVLMYFLRGSLPWQGLKAGTKKQKYDKISEKKMVTPIEGLCKSYPSEFTSYFHYCRSLRFEDKPDYSYLKRLFRDLFIREGYQFDYVFDWTILKYPQIGSSSRSRQASAKPALSPGPSAERTERPSVGQDFRDRFSGVVEAFSRRNGSGHGLPGDNSRHRSTDDVPSSKDVQHDSERIRSSSRNGSTSKRPVVSSSRPSSSGEPSEGRSSRLVSSSGRLSTIQRTPGYESKMSYTRTSAARGSRDDALRSLELLSIGTGKRK